The segment CCTCAATGATCACCCACTATGGGGCACGGCTTGGGATATCtcctgaggagctggggaggggaggggagacaTGAAAAGATGGAGATGAGAAGACAGATGAGACaaaatgggaagaaagaagATGAAGAGAACAGATGATGGAAATGAAGAATAGAGATGATGAAGATCAGATGACAGATGAGATAAGGTGGGAAGATAGATGATGAACAGAGAACagatgaagaagatgaagagaGAAGATGAAGAGAAGGTGAAGTGAGCAGAAATGAACATACACCAGACGGGATGAAGAGAATGAAAGGTAGGACTTGAGAGAAGATGAAGAGAAAATCTGCCCAACCAATTTGGGCATCTACTGGCTCAGAAGTAAGGCTTCTTGTTATTTAATGATGCATTAGCTAGAAAAATTAAAGACTGGATCTTGGGGAGTGAGTGGGGTAGGTGGGACACCCTATGGCGTGCTCTCCAAGCTTTTCACTTGAGTTATTCTTGGTTTATGCACTTCCTTTGTCCTTCCTGTATTAGCTGGGGAGTCCTTATTTCTGTACTTCTTTTAATTACAGGCTCACTCAGCATGGACAACCTCCAACCCCTCTCATCAGCCACTGCCACCATGGCCATGCAGCAGGCAATGCTGGCAGCCCATGACGACTCCCTTGATGGcactgaggaagaggaggaggatgaggaagatgaggacgagatggaggaggaggaggaagaggaggaagagctggaggaagagCCTGGTGgcctcccagcagcacctggtgCTGACCTTGGTTTGGACCACAGTGACTCACTGGAATAGCTCCTCCTGCACCCTCCCAAATCATTGACAGCACCAGATACACAATTCCCcccaaaatgcaaaaaaaaaaaaaaaaaaaaaaaaaaaaggcaagaagaaaTCAGTGAGAAGAAATCagtgagaaaaaagcaaagtggCAGCGCTGGCAGAGGCCCCGGCTGCCCACGGGCGCGCGGGGACCACCGCGTCAGCGCTCGGAAGTGAAGGACACACGTTTACAAGGCACATATTGTGGCCAGATTAATcttttatttcaggttttatttttctttttcccttcattttttggtaagcaaaagcatttttaggGAAAGTTGTTTTCCCCACGTGACGCTTGGATGCTGTTGGGCAAAGGCGGGTTTTCACCGTGGGCCACTGCGTCTGTCCCTTGGATTTCTTGGTGCaaagaaaagccaaaccaaCCCCAGCACTTGATGCTTTttggacttttttcccccagaaaggTCATTCACAGGCATATATACTGGCatggagggggagaaaaataatCAGCGAGTGCAAATTCTGCTATATCTGAGGAGGGTTTGGTGCTCGACTCATTGGATTGCCCAAACCTCCCAACTTTGGCCCCGATGCTGCGGCTTTTTGGTGACTCTGGACACAACTTtctggaaaagggaggaaattccTTCAAATCCTTTAATTTATGTGCTAAAACCTCTGCtgaatctggaaaaaaaccaactcacCCCATTCTCGTCCTTAAGGGTGGAGGCTGGATGCAGAGTTGGGGCAAAGGCTGCCGAGAGGAAAACTTTTCCAAGGCATTTTGGCACAGAGTTagttaaaaatggggaaaaaaattggtttaaaaaatggaagattTCACCCAAAATTGAAGGGGGATCCCCAAGACTCACCTGGGTGGAAGGAAACTCAGTATTGTTGCTTGAAAGATCATTTCTCCCTGGTATTGTCCCTCCACATGGGAAAATGGTGGAGCTTTAGCCCCATGGGGGAGGGCAACTGCCAAAAACCctgtattttgggtttttttattttaaatgctagCAAAAGGGTGTATTTCGCCTTAAAAATGTGGCATGGGAGGAAATGCAAAAGCAAACCAGggcaaaaataaaggaattgtCTTCTGCAGGTTCCTGCTCTAAATGTGACATTCTAGGAGAAGGATAATTTTCTTGGTGGCTTTTTGCCCtcattgtccttttttttcctggctcttGAAGAGTTGATAAAAGAACCCAAACAAGAGCTGGGATAAAAACCACAAGTGATGCAATGGGCAGAAATGCCTATTTTTGGATACTGATCTGGCGTGAATGTAATCTGTAATTTCATAAAGGATTCATTGTAATTTAGTATTAATTCCTGGCCATTTATTATAAAGTGCTACAAGATGAGGGGTCGCACCTGTATTTTCTTGGCAGCTTCTTCCTTTGAGTGGAGAAGACCCAAAATGCAGGAATAACCccccaaaatgggcaaaacTCCCCTCAAAGATGTGATTTACCCCCAAAATGGGTGAATGGACCCAAATTGGTAATTGAGTGATGTGGAGAAAATTAGATTTATACTTCCAAAACTGACGGTCCAccaaaaatgaaacttttccCCCTCAAATAAGCTCCAATGGGATTTTACCCACAAATGAATGATACACCCCCCAAACCAGTGATGTGCACCCCAAAATGAGCTGTGTTCTCCAAAAATGAGTGATTCTCTCCCCAAATGAGTGATGTTTCCCCAAAGTATTTACACACAACCCCAAAATGGGTGATGCTCACCCCAAAATGAGTTATGGTCTCCAAAAGTGAGGGATGCTCCTCAGAATCAAATGATGACCCAAAAGGGGCTAATTTCTCCCTGAAATGAGTTATTCTCCCCCAAAATGAGTGACATGCCCCAAAAGGATGCTGTCTCAAACTGGTGGTGTGACTCTCCTCAAAATAAGTAACTTCCCCCGAAATGACTGAATTTGCCCCAAAATGGACAACAGTCTCCAAAAACAAGCAACAACCCCCAAATTAGGCACTCTTCCCCAAAATGAGTGACAAACACCAAAACAGAGCAATTCTCCCCCAAATGGAAGTGATGGAAGCCCTCCTGTACCCTAATAAGCCATTCCTTAATAATGGGTTgattttctgggggaaaaaaggtgatGTTTGCGCAATTTTTAGCAGAAAATCAGGctgcagaaaagtgaaaaaatgggaaaaatcccTGAGAATAGAATTTACATCtgcatttttcccctctgatagtggcagctgcagctgcctctaAGCAACCCAGCCAGAAGTTTGTGGGTTTTATAGATCCCAGAATATTCTTGAGCACTGCAGCTAAGTctgtgttgggattttttgcttaaaaacaGCGTTTTCCCATCAAAAAGTTGCAAACCACCGCCACGAGCAAGGGGGGACACAGACACTGGACACCAGTTGCCTAATTAATGTAAGGAATTCTTTATTCCCAGCTGTGCAAAGGGGGAAGTGCGGGGTGGGGCAGCCGCGGGTGGGTGACCCTTTTTCCTCGGGTTTGGCCCCATTTTGGGGGTGCCGGGGTGGGAGTGTGAGGGCAGCACCGCGTCAGGTCGGGCAGAGCactgtggagagagagagagaggcctgGGGGGCACTGATGACACAGTGAGGCACGAGCGCGCACAGGGATGCACAAATGTGTGTGGGGATGTACTGGGGAAGCATGAGGATGCACTGGAATGCAGGAGGATGCACAGGGATGTACAGGGATGtacagggatgcaggaggatgcACTGGAATGCATGAGGATGCACTGTGATCCGTGAGGATGTACAGGGATGtacagggatgcaggagaatGCACTGGAATTCAGGAGGATGCACTGTGATCCATGAGGATGCACAGGGATGtacagggatgcaggaggatgcACTGTGATCCATGaggatgcacagggatgcacAAGGATGtacagggatgcaggaggatgcACTATGATCTGTGaggatgcacagggatgcacagggatgtacagggatgcaggaggatgcACTGTGATCCGTGaggatgcacagggatgcacAAGGATTCAGGAGGATGCACTGTGATCCAtggggatgcacagggatgtaTGAGGATGCAGGAGGATGCACTGTGATCCATGAGGATGCACAGGGATGtacagggatgcaggaggatgcACTGTGATCCATGAGGATGCACAGGGATGTACGAAGATGCAGGAGGATGCACTGTGATCCAtggggatgcacagggatgtaCAAGGATGCAGGAGGATGCACTGTGATCCAtggggatgcacagggatgtaCAAGGATGCAGGAGGATGCACTGTGATCCAtggggatgcacagggatgcacTATGATCTGTGaggatgcacagggatgcacagggatgtacagggatgcaggaggatgcACTGTGATCCAtggggatgcacagggatgtacagggatgcaggaggatgcACTATGATCCAtggggatgcacagggatgtaCGAAGATGCAGGAGGATGCACTATGATCCAtggggatgcacagggatgtacagggatgcaggaggatgcACTGTGATCCAtggggatgcacagggatgtaCAAGGATGCAGGAGGATGCACTGTGATCCAtggggatgcacagggatgtaCAAGGATGCAGGAGGATGCACTGTGATCCAtggggatgcacagggatgtaCGAAGATGCAGGAGGATGCACTATGATCCAtggggatgcacagggatgtacagggatgcaggaggatgcACTGTGATCCAtggggatgcacagggatgtaCAAGGATGCAGGAGGATGCACTGTGATCCAtggggatgcacagggatgcacTATGATCTGTGaggatgcacagggatgcacagggatgtaCAAGGATGCAGGAGGATGCACTGTGATCCATGAGGATGCACAGGGATGTATGAGGATGCAGGAGGATGCACTGTGATCCGTGaggatgcacagggatgcaggaggatgcACTATGATCCATGGGGATGTACAAGGATGCAGGAGGATGCACAAATGTGTACGAGAATGCACAATAATGCACATGCAATGCTGCACGAGGGTGCACGGTGACACAcaggctggcactgggctgcACAGGGATGGACAGTGGTGCCCAAGGGTGCCCGGGGGTTGCATAAGGGCACATGAGCTTGCACAGGGACACCTGGGCATGCACAAGGGTGCACCAGTGTGCTCCATGTGCACAAGGGTTCAGGGGCAGAAAGGCTGCATGAGTGTGAATgaggcacctgggcacacaagGATGCACAAGCACACAAGTGCTGCACGAGGCTGCACACAGGATGCAGGAGGAACATGGAAGGGATGCACAAGGAATGCACACACAACAGTGCACAGAAAGAGCGTGAAGGACACGTGAGGACTCACGAGGATGCACAAGAGATGGATAAGAGGGGTGTGGGAgatgcacagggatgcagaAGCATGCCCAGGAGATGCAAGGAAGATGGATGGGGATGCCcaagggaggcagaggaggggtGCCTGATGGGGTGTGGGGGGTGCGAGAGGGTGCACAGAGGGTGAGGAGGCTGTGTGGATGAAGCAGATGGGCCCCAGGATGGGGCAGGAAGCTGCACAGGGACCTCCAGAGGCGCGGCAGGACAGGAGACCTGTACAAAGAATGCCTGAGGGATGTGCAGGAGATGCACCTGGGATTCCTGAAGGGTGTGTGGGGGATGCACAAAGGATGCaccagggatgcaggaggaatAACACAAGATGGGTCTGGGATTCTCTGAGGATGCATGGAGGGTGCACAGGAGAGGCAAAAGGGATGAATGAGGTTGCAAGAGGGATGGGCAAGGGATGCACAAAGGATGGGAGTGAGAGGCAGGAGGGTGCAGAAGGGATCTGTGGTGGAGGCAcaagagctgcagggaagctgcatGAAGGACGCACGAAGGGTGCAGggtgcaggcaggaggggagcaGGTACCTTTGAGGATGTAATCCGTGAGCAGAGTGGGCACCTTCTCATTCCCCTCCTTCATGGCAAACAGGACTGTGAGGGGGAACGAAGCTGtgagcctggccctgctgccccccaactgcccctttttccccccaaaccagccccacagctgccaTACAATTCCCCCATACAATTTATGCAGCAGGCCTGGGAACATCCAAACAAAAAGGACTTTCATCCCCAATTAGCCAATCTGTGGCAATGCAGAATGGGTGATATACCCCCAAATCAACACTGATATAAGGAGCATAAACTGAGGGGAGGTGTTGGCTGCaaaccagctgtgctgcagtgacGCAAACCAGGGATTTTTCCCACCAAGTGGGTTTGTTGCAATGATGATGCAACGTGGGTGGTAGCACCTCAAATGGCCCATACTGCAATGATGCAAGAAATCCCCCAAACAGGCTGTGCTACAACAATCCCCAAATTGCAGCCAGtgaatcaaaacaaaatgtgcCTTTGTGTCCCCCAAACATCTGATGCTGACCCAAACCAGCAGCTTGAATGAATACTCACTGTTGGTGAGCATCTGCAGGTCCTCAACGGAGGGTGGTGAGCCCTTCTTCTCATAGGGTATCACTGTGTTCAGGTACTGCAAAAACAAGAGCcacccccaaaaaccacccagaTGGCACAAAACTGCCTGGTTTTTGTATTGCCTTGAGACAAATCACCCCAAATTGGTGCAAAAATAGAGTATTTCTGCAAAATTCCTGCAACTGCATTTAATTTGCAGGTATTTTGGGGAGTACTGAACTAATTGGGTGCTGCAAACTCCACCCAAATTCATCCCTCCTCAGGGAGGACTTTTTGGAGTGGAAAACAGGTAATTTTTCCAAGAGGGATTAGCAGGGTATAGGGGATagagcagtgctggaaaactaaaaaacattttaaaaggggCTTGGTGGATGCAAGGGAATGGGGAGTGCAGGAAGGAGGAATGAAAAGAAACGGATTTGGGtaattttttggggaaaaaagggcacCTGCTTCTCGTTGGTGGTAGGACCAAAAGTCTGGCGCAGGCCGGAGTGCAGGATGCTGGAGATGCCCTCCATGCTGAAGCGCTGGGGGGACACGTGTCACCCTGTCACCTCCCGGGGACAGCGACATCACCCGCGGCACCTCCTCGGGCACCAGTGTCCCCCACAGCTCCCCGACTCCCACATCCACACCCTGCCCATATCCCTGCTCCATATCCCTCCCATCACACTGCCCCATACGCCCATCCTATTTCCCTTTATCCCCCTGCTCCAAGTCCCCTGTCCCacatcccccagccctgctccatgaCCCCTGTCCTGTGTCCTCCTCACCCCATCCCGTCCCTCTACTCCATCCTGTCACTATCCCCATCTCATCTCAACCCTCATCCCGttacccccctcccccccccaatgTCCCTCTGCCCACATCCTATCCCCACATCCCCCATTTCCTCCTTGTCCACCCGAGACACCCCGTTCGTGTCCTCGTGGCCACCAGGTGCCCACCTTGCGGGGCATGTGGTTGCCGCGCTCGGAGCGCGCCCCTTGCAGGCTCAGCCCCTTGTCCCtgcggcggcgccgggcggcCTCTCGCTGCTCGCGCTGCTCCCCCTGCACGGCCAGCAGCGCCCCGATGAACGCCGTCTTCACCTCCTTCTCGAAGGCCAGCTCGTCCCGCCGCGCCAGCTGCGCCACCAGCTCCGCCGACAGCGCCCGGCTCGCCGCCTCCGCCCGGCCCGCCGCGGCCACCAGCTCCCGCGCCGACAGCTGCCCCAGGCCTGCGCCGCGGCGGGTTAGAGACGGGCTCGTGTCCGAGGGGACATTCCACAAcaggggggttggaagggaccctaaagcccatCTCGTTCtacctccctgccatggacaacgaccccttccactatcccaggtggctccaagccccatccaacctggccttgggcacttccaggcaCGGGGCAGTCATAGCTGCTCTGGAAAccttgtgccagggcctccccaccctcacagggaagttTCTTCCCAATAGCCAATCTAACCccgccctctggcagtgggacgccatttccccttgtcctgtcactccaggcccttgtccaaagtcccccTCCAAATcccttggagcccctttaggcactggaacgGGCTGTGATGTCTCCCCGGGgcattctcttctccaggctgaacacccccagctctcccagcctgtcaccatagcagaggtgctccaacctttggagcatctccgtggcctcctctggactcggtGCAGCCAGTGCCATGCATGGGGAAACGAGGGAGATGCCTGCTGCAGTCAGTGACACCCCCAGTGCACTCAGTGAAACGCACACTGCAACCATTACAATGCATCTCGTGCTGAGCGAGATGTGCTCTGCATTTTCTGAGACACCAAGAGATAAACCCATTGTGCAATTACTGATATGCTCAGCGCCATAAACGACGTGCCCAGAGCAATTACAGAACTGCCTGGCATGACTGGTGACATGCAAGGTGCACTCAGTGATACTCACAGTGCAATTAGTGACAAGCAGGGTGTGATTAGTGACATGTATGGTGCAACTAGTGACGTGTATGGTGTGATTAGTGACACACATGGTGCAGTTATTGACATGCACGGTGCAATTAGTGACAGGCACATTGCGATTAGTGGCATGGTGAGATTAGTAACCTCCACAGTGTGATAAAGAGCAGAGCAATTAGTGAAATGCCTGGGCTTACTGGTGACACAGCCCATGCCACTAGTGACAAATCTCATGTGCATGGTGCACCCCATGCAGAACACAAAGGCTCCTGGCGAACCCCATGTGCCTTTCCATACCAAAAGCCAGATCCCTGTGTTCTTCACAGTTTTTGCCAAGAGCCCTTCTGGCCAAGTCCCAGAGCAAGCCAGCACTGAGGCCTGGAGAGACTCAGTTGTCCAATTTGGTTGGAATTGTCCCCAAAAAGTGACtggcctgggctctgctggccaTACCTTCATGGGAGCAGTTGTTGTTGaaggcaggggagaaagcaTGCAGCTCCCGCAGCACGATGGGCTCCGTGCCCCCGCCACCACCTTTGCCTT is part of the Corvus hawaiiensis isolate bCorHaw1 chromosome 25, bCorHaw1.pri.cur, whole genome shotgun sequence genome and harbors:
- the LOC125338213 gene encoding uncharacterized protein LOC125338213, producing the protein MQLPCSSCASTTDPFCTLLPLTPILCASLAHPSCNLIHPFCLSCAPSMHPQRIPDPSCVIPPASLVHPLCIPHTPFRNPRCISCTSLRHSLYRSPVLPRLWRSLCSFLPHPGAHLLHPHSLLTLCAPSRTPHTPSGTPPLPPLGIPIHLPCISWACFCIPVHLPHPSYPSLVHPRESSRVLHALSVHCCVCIPCASLPCSSCILCAASCSTCVLVHPCVPRCLIHTHAAFLPLNPCAHGAHWCTLVHAQVSLCKLMCPYATPGHPWAPLSIPVQPSASLCVTVHPRAALHVHYCAFSYTFVHPPASLYIPMDHSASSCIPVHPHGSQCILLHPHTSLCILMDHSASSCILVHPCASSWITVHPPASLYIPVHPHGSQCILLHPHTSLCIPMDHSASS
- the FEZ1 gene encoding fasciculation and elongation protein zeta-1, which codes for MEAPLVSLEEEFEEGPGDDGGTLQRPADPALAELESFSAEMMSFKSMEDLVQEFDEKLTVCFRNYDAATEGLAPVRGRLQAQEEEERLQDEEVWDALTDGFAPRSSPRPWLLPRTEALDGTDPQLGGKEEEEEEELTERSEQDSGINEEPLLTAEQVIEELEELMQSSPDPEADPEGEEEEEEEEEEEEEEETKADAEGKGGGGGTEPIVLRELHAFSPAFNNNCSHEGLGQLSARELVAAAGRAEAASRALSAELVAQLARRDELAFEKEVKTAFIGALLAVQGEQREQREAARRRRRDKGLSLQGARSERGNHMPRKRFSMEGISSILHSGLRQTFGPTTNEKQYLNTVIPYEKKGSPPSVEDLQMLTNILFAMKEGNEKVPTLLTDYILKVLCPT